A window of Ignatzschineria indica genomic DNA:
AGTTGTAATCGGTATCGTGGGCAGTTTCATGGCGCATCGGTTATGCTTCGCTCTCTTGGCGCAGTCGCTCTTGGTATTTACGCTCAAGGGCGGCTTTCACATAGGGGTGGACAATAGCGCTCACATCTCCGCCGAGCATGGAGGCTTCTCTCACCATGGTGGAGGAGACAAAGGAGTATTTCTCACTCGGGGTGAGGAAGATGGTCTCTACTTTGGGGTTGAGGTGGCGGTTAAGGCTTGCCATCTGGAATTCATACTCAAAGTCCGATACGGCGCGTAAGCCACGCACTAAGATATGGCTATCGATAGTATCCATATAGCGGGCAAGGAGATCATTAAAGCCGATCACCTCAATATTTTCATGCCCTTTAAAGATCTCTTTGGCCATATCGAGGCGCTCTTCATAGGTGAAGAGGGGCTTCTTCTTCGGGCCGCTAATCTTCGCAACGGCGACAATCAATTTTGGGAAGATTCGTGCCGCACGAATAATGATATCGGAATGCCCATTGGTAATGGGGTCAAATGTGCCGGGATAGACGGCGGTTGTCTCGCTCATAATAATCCTCTTGTGGGGCTGCTCATGGCAGTCACCTTCTATATTATTTAATTGTTTAGTAAATCGTGGCTCTATTTTACGTGATCTCAGTCACTTTCGCATTAGCCGATTGTACAATCTGTTCGCTAGATGGAGATTTTTATTCTCTATTTTTCAAGTAAGAAGGGTCTTGGAGGGGCGGGGACTGACTGATCGGTATTCAAAAAATTGGGCATAACTTTGAGATGCTTTTACATAGTAAAGTATTTTATAGGGTTAAAATTATAAGAATATAACTTTTCCTTAGATCGAAATTGTTACAAATCATTTTAACATTCCATACCCAACAGTTTGAAAATGGATTAAACCCCACTATCAGCATGATATTAAAGGAGTGTATTTTCGAAAATAAAAGTCGCAATACACAGTTGAGTTTAAAAATCGTGTATTGACTATAACTAAAAGGATTAAGTCCGATAGAATATCGAACTTAGTCTATATCATAATAATGTCTTAAATAGTTCAATTTTATAGAATGATTTTTTATATTATATATAGTAATAAGCAATATCATTATCAATTACTTTATATAACCAACCTTCTTTATGTAAATACTCTAAATGAGCCATTGCTTCATTGGTTGCAAAGAATTTTTGCGGATTAGGGAAGTCATCCCATGAGGGAGCCCTAAAGTTCCATTCCATTAAAGAAGCTACTTCGCTAGGGGATAATTTTTTTTGATAATGCGAGCATATATCAAAAACTTCTTTAAGTCTGTTGTAATGATGTGCTATTAGTTCTTTTGCTCGTCGAGGGTGATCAGTCATTAGATTGCGATGAGATGGGTAAATGGTATTGATCTGTATTGAGCTGATTTTTTTTAAGTTATGAAGAAAAACATGTAATGCAGGAAAGTCTTGATCCCAATATGTGATATTGGGAGATATTTGATCAAGGATATGATCTGCCCCAAAAAAATTTTGGGATTGTAAGTCATATAAGCCTATCATTCCTGGAGTATGGCCAGCAATATCTATAACTTTAAATTTTTTATTGCCAACAGAAATAATATCGTGCTCTTTTAAAAGAGTGAATTCGATACTTGAGTTAAATGAGAATAGTGATGCAGGTAAGATATCTCTTGTTAGTTGATAGCGAATTAAGTCTAGCAAGATAATTCTATTTTCGATATTTTTGTAAAAATCACCATTTGCAATTTTTTGCATAATATTAGCATCTGGAATACTTGCAAAAACTTCGCATCCTTCCTCATAAAAATAGCCTGCTAATCCTGAATGATCAGCGTGTAAATGGGTAATAAAAACTTTAAGGTTTTTTAATTGAATATTGAGGGATTTGATAGCATTGAGGATTCTGTTTTTTGTGATTTCATCATTAAAGCCTGTGTCAATAAGTAATGCTTGTCCATTATCAACAATTAGATAACTATAGACCTCTTTGAGTGGGTTGTTATTTAAACTAAGCGGCAATTTATAAATATAGTCAGAGAGTTGTTCCATATTTTATTTCTCCTCTATAAGAATGGGTAAGTTGTTTAGTTAACTACTTACCCAATATAGATTTAATAGTTAGTGATAATTAATTCTTTTGAGGATCAAACATTCTTTCTTTGATAAATAAAGCGGGTATAAGCCCACATAAGAAGTAAGCTCCGCCCATAACCATGAAACCAGCACCAATGGAGTAGTGGGTAGCAATAAATCCAATTGTTGCAGGGGCTAAAGCTGCTCCGGCTCTTCCTACATTATATGCTCCTCCAACAGCGGTACCTCTGATTTTTGTTTCAAAGCTTTCTGTCATATAAGTTGCATTAACTCCATACGGTATTCCATAAAGGAAACCAAAGGCTATGAGCAAATAAAGAATATTATCAGGGGTGTGAAATAGGACTATAAGAGGTAAGAAGATAGCAGTACCTATTGCCCCAAAAGCATAAGTTGCTCTTCGCCCAAAGAAGTCTGCTGCAATTCCCGCAATAATTTTCCCTAAGATCATTGCTGTATATGATCCTACTAGGAAGAAGGTCATAGATTTGAATTGCATCCCCATTTCTTTTTGTAAGTAGTTGGGCATCCAGTTGTTTACTCCATAGTATCCAAACTGTAAGAAACCCGCGGTTAATGCCCATAAAATGAAAATTTTTCTAGTATTTTTTTCAGAGAAAATAAGTTTGAAGGCACTCTCTTTTTTTACTTTATTTTGACTGTTTTCTTTTTGTTTCTTTTTGGACTCAATCCAAGCTTGTGGCTCAGGGA
This region includes:
- a CDS encoding MBL fold metallo-hydrolase, giving the protein MEQLSDYIYKLPLSLNNNPLKEVYSYLIVDNGQALLIDTGFNDEITKNRILNAIKSLNIQLKNLKVFITHLHADHSGLAGYFYEEGCEVFASIPDANIMQKIANGDFYKNIENRIILLDLIRYQLTRDILPASLFSFNSSIEFTLLKEHDIISVGNKKFKVIDIAGHTPGMIGLYDLQSQNFFGADHILDQISPNITYWDQDFPALHVFLHNLKKISSIQINTIYPSHRNLMTDHPRRAKELIAHHYNRLKEVFDICSHYQKKLSPSEVASLMEWNFRAPSWDDFPNPQKFFATNEAMAHLEYLHKEGWLYKVIDNDIAYYYI
- a CDS encoding MFS transporter, which translates into the protein MIKHNNIWILVFIFCFTALLVDGADLLFLSFSLSSLEVEWGLSEFQKGMLGSYTLIGMALGGIVGGYTADKIGRVKTVVISILIFSVGTAILGATQSYVQFAFMRFFSSLGLGALYVACNTLMAEYVPTKYRTTVLGTLQAGWSVGYVVSSLLAGWIIPSYGWRWLFYIAIIPSVLAIGMQLLIPEPQAWIESKKKQKENSQNKVKKESAFKLIFSEKNTRKIFILWALTAGFLQFGYYGVNNWMPNYLQKEMGMQFKSMTFFLVGSYTAMILGKIIAGIAADFFGRRATYAFGAIGTAIFLPLIVLFHTPDNILYLLIAFGFLYGIPYGVNATYMTESFETKIRGTAVGGAYNVGRAGAALAPATIGFIATHYSIGAGFMVMGGAYFLCGLIPALFIKERMFDPQKN
- the coaD gene encoding pantetheine-phosphate adenylyltransferase, translating into MSETTAVYPGTFDPITNGHSDIIIRAARIFPKLIVAVAKISGPKKKPLFTYEERLDMAKEIFKGHENIEVIGFNDLLARYMDTIDSHILVRGLRAVSDFEYEFQMASLNRHLNPKVETIFLTPSEKYSFVSSTMVREASMLGGDVSAIVHPYVKAALERKYQERLRQESEA